A genomic region of Micromonospora sp. NBC_01796 contains the following coding sequences:
- a CDS encoding FMN-binding protein has product MRRAILGITGLAASTTLLVVLKGGPATTATAQDVPVGTAGASTDPSAGAPPEPTPDPADGGAQPTVSGKPGAPSGSPGKSPSKTPTGKPTSKAPTGGGAPTTTKAPPPPASGPRKIDGSVTPAADFGLVQVQITVSGDRVTNVIALELPGETATSEGNSDRVDRAYSGTGGQAVTAANQGRLPDTVSGATATSSAYRRSLQAALDKM; this is encoded by the coding sequence TTGCGTCGCGCCATTCTCGGCATCACCGGTCTTGCCGCGAGCACCACCCTGCTGGTGGTGCTCAAGGGCGGGCCGGCGACGACCGCGACCGCCCAGGACGTACCGGTCGGGACGGCGGGTGCGTCGACCGACCCGAGCGCCGGTGCCCCGCCGGAGCCGACCCCGGACCCGGCCGATGGCGGTGCGCAACCGACCGTGTCCGGTAAGCCGGGTGCGCCGAGCGGATCACCCGGAAAGTCACCGTCGAAGACCCCGACCGGCAAGCCCACGTCGAAGGCGCCGACCGGTGGGGGAGCGCCCACCACCACCAAGGCACCCCCGCCGCCGGCCAGCGGCCCCCGCAAGATCGACGGTTCGGTGACACCCGCGGCCGACTTCGGCCTGGTCCAGGTGCAGATCACCGTCTCCGGTGACCGGGTCACCAACGTCATCGCGCTGGAACTGCCGGGCGAGACGGCCACCTCGGAGGGGAACAGCGACCGGGTGGACCGGGCCTACAGCGGGACCGGCGGGCAGGCGGTCACGGCGGCGAACCAGGGCCGGCTGCCGGACACCGTCAGCGGGGCGACCGCGACCAGTTCGGCGTACCGGCGGTCGTTGCAGGCCGCCCTGGACAAGATGTGA
- a CDS encoding DUF3040 domain-containing protein — protein MLSKEDQRRFDEITRQLRISDPDFVARLSDRAQHRRGRLLLLLTVVLWSAVPAVVVIGGWLAAVIAPVVLAAASVLAWRVRRLHH, from the coding sequence ATGCTCAGCAAAGAGGATCAGCGTCGGTTCGACGAGATCACCCGCCAGCTGAGAATCAGCGACCCGGACTTCGTCGCCCGGCTCAGCGATCGTGCCCAGCACCGCCGGGGCAGACTTCTGCTCCTGTTGACCGTCGTGCTCTGGAGCGCCGTACCGGCCGTGGTTGTCATCGGCGGTTGGTTGGCGGCCGTGATAGCGCCGGTCGTGCTCGCCGCCGCCAGCGTGCTGGCCTGGCGGGTCCGCCGGTTGCACCATTGA
- a CDS encoding ferredoxin reductase family protein, whose product MTNRSTSTGHRSGDYSRDGGQQPYVYADDARWTDETRYPEQPRRTEQPRSGGQQTRPARSDPPAGVPNEVPEQRGPVGRWVVVLLLWVGLLAAVVPWWLDTEPGAVNSEHAALTAAGRISGLIAGYLLLVQVLLMSRLRSLERWIGAEQLSRWHRDIGGTVFVAVLAHVGLILAGYAGLERKTLLAEATTLLRDYEDMLAAFGAAAIIVLLGFTGIRFVRNALPYEFWYYLHLSSYAVLLLGFGHQFTYGQQLFRPGPVRTGWIAVYVLVIAAVVWGRVFTPLWLNLRYRLRVADVVAESRDTISIYLTGRNLDRLQVLAGQFFRWRFLSAGRWWQSHPFSLSAARNGRWLRLTVKVVGGHTAELRRLRPGTRVWASGPSGTFTAAHRVAERSLLIAGGSGISPIRALLEELPPGAALIYRASTPDDLLLRRELDWLAEARETEMWYVLGSRNDPGPQQIFTARGLRRLVPDLTERDVYLCGPAGLVRESVRALRRAGVPRRQIHLATFEL is encoded by the coding sequence GTGACAAACCGGTCGACCTCCACTGGCCACCGTTCCGGGGACTACTCCCGGGACGGTGGCCAGCAGCCGTACGTCTACGCCGACGACGCCCGTTGGACCGACGAGACCCGCTACCCCGAACAGCCCCGCCGTACCGAACAGCCCCGGTCGGGCGGGCAGCAGACCCGGCCGGCGCGGTCGGATCCGCCTGCGGGCGTACCGAACGAGGTGCCGGAGCAGCGGGGGCCGGTGGGCCGGTGGGTGGTCGTCCTCCTGCTCTGGGTGGGGCTGCTGGCCGCGGTGGTGCCGTGGTGGCTGGACACCGAGCCCGGTGCGGTGAACAGCGAGCACGCCGCCCTCACCGCCGCCGGCCGGATCAGCGGCCTGATCGCCGGTTACCTGCTCCTGGTCCAGGTGCTGCTGATGAGCCGGCTGCGGTCGCTGGAGCGGTGGATCGGCGCCGAGCAGCTCAGCCGGTGGCACCGCGACATCGGCGGCACCGTGTTCGTCGCGGTGCTGGCACACGTTGGCCTCATCCTCGCCGGCTACGCCGGCCTGGAACGCAAGACGCTGCTAGCCGAGGCGACCACCCTCCTGCGCGACTACGAGGACATGCTCGCCGCGTTCGGCGCCGCCGCCATCATCGTCCTGCTCGGGTTCACCGGGATCCGGTTCGTCCGCAACGCACTGCCGTACGAGTTCTGGTACTACCTGCACCTGAGCAGTTACGCCGTACTGCTGCTCGGTTTCGGCCACCAGTTCACGTACGGCCAGCAGTTGTTCCGGCCCGGACCGGTGCGGACCGGTTGGATCGCCGTGTACGTCCTGGTGATCGCGGCCGTCGTCTGGGGTCGGGTGTTCACCCCGCTGTGGCTGAACCTGCGGTACCGGCTGCGCGTCGCCGACGTGGTGGCGGAGAGCCGGGACACCATCTCGATCTACCTGACCGGTCGGAACCTGGACCGGTTGCAGGTGCTCGCCGGGCAGTTCTTCCGGTGGCGGTTCCTCTCCGCCGGGCGCTGGTGGCAGTCGCACCCGTTCTCGCTCTCCGCCGCCCGCAACGGCCGCTGGCTGCGGCTGACCGTGAAGGTGGTCGGCGGGCACACGGCCGAGCTGCGCCGGCTGCGTCCCGGCACCCGGGTCTGGGCCTCCGGCCCGTCCGGTACGTTCACCGCCGCGCACCGGGTCGCCGAGCGGTCGCTGCTGATCGCCGGGGGGAGCGGGATCTCCCCGATCCGGGCCCTGCTGGAGGAGTTGCCGCCCGGTGCCGCCCTGATCTACCGGGCCAGCACCCCGGACGACCTGCTGCTCCGGCGGGAGCTGGACTGGCTGGCCGAGGCCCGGGAGACCGAGATGTGGTACGTCCTCGGTTCCCGCAACGACCCCGGTCCGCAGCAGATCTTCACCGCCCGTGGCCTGCGCCGGCTGGTGCCCGACCTGACCGAGCGGGACGTCTACCTCTGCGGGCCGGCGGGTCTGGTCCGCGAGTCGGTCCGGGCGCTGCGTCGTGCAGGGGTGCCGCGCCGGCAGATCCACCTGGCCACGTTCGAACTCTGA
- a CDS encoding DUF1800 family protein — protein sequence MADQNVPPRRSRDDSPWDGRPQPGADGYRAAPGQSAYGRPAPGSDAYPDARYPQSAGHQQYPGYPQPGHPQRGPQHPDQYVDQWTQEHRAGGTGHRGPQWVGPEGLEPQGRDPYAGPSQLPELDDDGEPGKRNVGRRRALVALTGAAAVVAGAGAIAMASRGTELGDKILGNTPFGGGNGNATAAAITDGTADRPSGQQPSTVRTYTEQNESYMGSRAGAELKKNAPASGRTLAGPASAAAETEVTVKTVLAKDPIRHLATRATFGATPKVLAEIKTMGIDEWLRWQLDPDKIAPTKGELKLSELPTLNLSIKQLRERRDTVKDVDNSDNEFVWASVARQIWSDRQLFEVMVDFWNDFLHVAAFFDGGDITRSTFDRDVIRKHALGNYADMLVAANTHPALIVYLNQNESHKDAINENLARENLELYSVGVDGGYTEMDVRQAAMLQTGLGVDKDEYVYRANRHYVGKVSILGFNSDNSSAEGGESVIKAYLKHLALHPSTANYIAQSLATRFVSDTPPKSLVERLAKTYTANKGAIRPTLMTLFSSTEFWGSVGQKVRRPMEYLVATYRVLGMQPDPSPDYQKRADLRRTPFADGLNQLRNKMEELGQFPAGLSTPNGYPDVYVAWTSAGTMVNGWNEAHDVINGNRKVFSYTKPDKLVAAPPATAGAYLDALSLRLVHQKLTDKEKSLILGIAGVTADAKVDATFNGAITAIARALLASPQHHLR from the coding sequence ATGGCTGACCAGAATGTGCCACCACGCCGATCGCGTGACGACAGCCCTTGGGACGGTCGACCCCAGCCCGGCGCCGACGGATACCGGGCCGCGCCCGGCCAGTCCGCGTACGGCCGCCCGGCCCCCGGATCCGACGCGTACCCGGACGCGCGCTACCCGCAGTCGGCGGGTCACCAGCAGTACCCCGGCTACCCCCAGCCGGGCCACCCGCAGCGTGGCCCGCAGCACCCCGACCAGTACGTGGACCAGTGGACCCAGGAGCACCGCGCCGGTGGCACCGGGCACCGGGGCCCGCAGTGGGTCGGTCCGGAGGGCTTGGAGCCGCAGGGCCGCGACCCGTACGCCGGGCCGTCGCAGCTTCCCGAACTGGACGACGACGGTGAGCCGGGCAAGCGCAACGTCGGGCGTCGCCGGGCCCTGGTCGCGCTGACCGGTGCCGCCGCGGTGGTGGCCGGTGCCGGTGCGATCGCGATGGCCTCGCGCGGCACCGAACTGGGCGACAAGATCCTCGGCAACACCCCGTTCGGTGGCGGCAACGGCAACGCGACCGCCGCCGCGATCACCGACGGGACCGCCGACCGCCCCAGCGGACAGCAGCCGAGCACGGTGCGTACCTACACCGAGCAGAACGAGAGCTACATGGGCTCCCGGGCCGGGGCCGAGCTGAAGAAGAACGCGCCGGCCAGTGGTCGTACCCTCGCCGGCCCGGCCTCCGCAGCGGCCGAGACCGAGGTCACGGTCAAGACGGTGCTCGCCAAGGACCCGATCCGGCACCTCGCCACCCGGGCCACCTTCGGCGCCACCCCCAAGGTCCTCGCCGAGATCAAGACCATGGGGATCGACGAGTGGCTGCGCTGGCAGCTCGATCCGGACAAGATCGCGCCGACCAAGGGTGAGCTGAAGCTCTCCGAGCTGCCCACCCTGAACCTGTCGATCAAGCAGCTCCGGGAACGCCGCGACACGGTCAAGGACGTCGACAACTCCGACAACGAGTTCGTCTGGGCGTCGGTCGCCCGCCAGATCTGGTCCGACCGGCAGCTCTTCGAGGTCATGGTCGACTTCTGGAACGACTTCCTGCACGTCGCCGCGTTCTTCGACGGCGGTGACATCACCCGCTCGACGTTCGACCGGGACGTGATCCGCAAGCACGCCCTGGGAAACTACGCGGACATGCTGGTCGCCGCGAACACCCACCCGGCGCTGATCGTCTACCTGAACCAGAACGAGTCGCACAAGGACGCGATCAACGAGAACCTGGCCCGGGAGAACCTGGAGCTGTACTCGGTCGGCGTCGACGGCGGCTACACCGAGATGGACGTACGGCAGGCCGCGATGCTCCAGACCGGCCTCGGCGTGGACAAGGACGAGTACGTCTACCGCGCCAACCGGCACTACGTCGGCAAGGTCAGCATCCTCGGCTTCAACAGCGACAACAGCTCCGCCGAGGGCGGCGAGTCGGTGATCAAGGCGTACCTGAAGCACCTCGCCCTGCACCCCTCGACCGCGAACTACATCGCGCAGAGCCTGGCCACCCGGTTCGTCTCGGACACCCCGCCGAAGTCCCTGGTCGAGCGCCTGGCCAAGACGTACACGGCCAACAAGGGTGCGATCAGGCCGACCCTGATGACCCTGTTCAGCTCCACCGAGTTCTGGGGCTCCGTCGGCCAGAAGGTACGCCGCCCGATGGAGTACCTGGTCGCCACGTACCGGGTGCTCGGCATGCAGCCGGACCCGTCGCCGGACTACCAGAAGCGGGCCGACCTCAGGCGGACCCCGTTCGCGGACGGGCTGAACCAGCTCAGGAACAAGATGGAGGAGCTGGGCCAGTTCCCCGCCGGCCTCTCCACCCCGAACGGCTACCCGGACGTCTACGTCGCCTGGACCTCCGCCGGGACCATGGTCAACGGCTGGAACGAAGCCCACGACGTGATCAACGGCAACCGGAAGGTCTTCTCCTACACCAAGCCGGACAAACTGGTGGCGGCCCCGCCGGCCACCGCGGGCGCCTACCTCGACGCCCTGTCGCTGCGGTTGGTGCACCAGAAGCTGACGGACAAGGAAAAGTCCCTGATTCTCGGCATCGCCGGGGTGACCGCCGACGCGAAGGTCGACGCCACGTTCAACGGCGCGATCACCGCCATCGCGCGGGCGCTTCTCGCCTCCCCCCAGCACCACCTCCGGTGA
- a CDS encoding DEAD/DEAH box helicase, which produces MLGRDPSCFENDEKGPSLRVIHGLWLRGGRLALWGEDSTLVAPVVRRSGRAPRERAHPYAAGHAVLAEVLDEVAAKAATSTALLTLPTRAGLPVDSPELIRADQAEPGRATLTLAGWRVPTLEYDADHALPVLLALADDPTVVRGGTLRLIEELAGFAADLVGRGRTLPGVRTGTDGTGPATAVWRPLLTGADAARVRALAMALPPAARAAEPDLSVAVLVADALDTLTDAAARTALEGVRLIDSRATGVSVGVRAWLRALTGRQRRFDIAPDALGTLVTELDTWQRDAAGSQVRACFRLVEPPAPDPEEIGAEAVDGVGIEVDTDGGWRVEFALQSADEPSLVVGADRIWQSRGGLRALARHLDAPQETLLAELGRASRLWPELTDALRTAAPDGLALDTEGAHRFLRDGAPVLHAAGFGVLLPSWWSRPSARLGARLQAKSRTAPGTVAARSSLGLDALVDYKWELALGDQPLSGRELRDLAKLKTPLVRLRGQWVELDARRLAAGLRLLRDSGELTVADLLRLGLESADEPDALPVLTVGADGALGDLLAGQAERHLTPRDEPEGFRGTLRPYQKRGLAWLAFLQSLGLGGVLADDMGLGKTVQLLALLAGDGPTDGPTLLVCPMSLVGNWQREAAKFAPELRVHVHHGAERARGETFTAAVRDADLVLTTYSVAARDAAALAEVDWHRLVVDEAQAIKNAATRQAAAVRALPARHRIAVTGTPVENRLADLWSIMEFANPGLLGTASAFRKRYAVPIERHGDDAAAERLRRFTGPFVLRRTKTDKSIISDLPEKLEMEVLCNLTAEQGSLYQAVVDDMMARIESSTGIERRGLVLATMTKLKQVCNHPAQLLRDGSALTGRSGKLARLEEIVDEVLAAGEKALLFTQYAEFGNMLRAQLSARLGREVLYLHGGVAKAERDTLVTRFQSDDGPPLFVLSIKAGGTGLTLTAANHVVHVDRWWNPAVEDQATDRAFRIGQRRAVQVRKFVCAGTVEEKIAAMINEKRGLAAKIVGTGEQWVTELSTTELRGLFALEAGAVAE; this is translated from the coding sequence ATGTTAGGAAGGGACCCTTCCTGCTTCGAGAACGACGAGAAGGGCCCTTCCTTGCGGGTGATCCACGGGCTTTGGCTGCGCGGTGGGCGGCTGGCGCTCTGGGGCGAGGACTCGACCCTGGTCGCGCCGGTGGTCCGGCGATCGGGTCGGGCACCGAGGGAGCGGGCGCATCCGTACGCCGCCGGTCACGCCGTCCTGGCCGAGGTGCTCGACGAGGTCGCCGCGAAGGCCGCGACCAGCACCGCGCTGCTCACCCTGCCGACCCGCGCCGGCCTCCCGGTCGACTCACCGGAACTGATCCGGGCCGACCAGGCCGAGCCGGGTCGGGCGACCCTCACCCTGGCCGGGTGGCGGGTCCCGACCCTGGAGTACGACGCCGACCACGCCCTGCCGGTGCTCCTGGCCCTCGCCGACGATCCGACCGTGGTCCGGGGCGGCACCCTGCGGCTGATCGAGGAACTGGCCGGTTTCGCCGCCGACCTGGTCGGGCGGGGGCGGACCCTGCCCGGCGTACGCACCGGCACCGACGGCACCGGCCCGGCCACCGCCGTCTGGCGTCCGCTGCTCACCGGTGCCGACGCGGCCCGGGTACGGGCACTGGCCATGGCGCTGCCCCCGGCGGCACGGGCGGCCGAACCGGACCTCTCCGTCGCCGTACTCGTCGCCGACGCCCTGGACACGCTCACCGACGCCGCCGCCCGTACGGCCCTGGAGGGCGTACGCCTGATCGACTCGCGGGCCACCGGGGTGTCGGTGGGCGTACGGGCCTGGTTGCGGGCGCTCACCGGGCGGCAGCGCCGGTTCGACATCGCACCGGACGCGCTCGGCACCCTGGTCACGGAACTCGACACCTGGCAGCGTGACGCCGCCGGCAGCCAGGTACGGGCCTGCTTCCGGCTGGTCGAGCCACCGGCACCGGACCCGGAGGAGATCGGGGCCGAGGCGGTGGACGGCGTCGGGATCGAGGTTGACACCGACGGCGGCTGGCGGGTCGAGTTCGCGCTCCAGTCGGCCGACGAACCGAGCCTGGTCGTCGGGGCCGACCGGATCTGGCAGTCCCGGGGCGGGCTGCGGGCGCTGGCCCGGCACCTCGACGCGCCACAGGAGACGCTCCTGGCGGAGCTGGGCCGGGCCAGCCGGCTCTGGCCGGAGCTGACCGACGCGCTGCGTACGGCCGCACCGGACGGGTTGGCGCTGGACACCGAGGGGGCGCACCGGTTCCTGCGGGACGGGGCGCCGGTCCTGCACGCCGCCGGGTTCGGGGTGCTGCTCCCGTCGTGGTGGTCCCGGCCCAGCGCCCGGCTCGGGGCCAGGTTGCAGGCGAAGAGCCGGACCGCGCCGGGCACCGTCGCCGCGCGCAGCTCGCTCGGCCTGGACGCGCTGGTCGACTACAAGTGGGAGCTGGCCCTCGGCGACCAGCCGCTGTCCGGCCGGGAACTGCGCGACCTGGCCAAGCTCAAGACCCCGCTGGTACGCCTGCGCGGGCAGTGGGTCGAGTTGGACGCCCGCCGGCTGGCGGCAGGGCTGCGGCTGCTCCGGGACAGCGGCGAGCTGACCGTCGCCGACCTGCTGCGCCTGGGGTTGGAGAGCGCGGACGAGCCGGACGCGTTGCCGGTGCTGACCGTCGGCGCCGACGGGGCGCTCGGTGACCTGCTCGCCGGGCAGGCCGAGCGGCACCTGACCCCGCGCGACGAGCCGGAGGGGTTCCGGGGGACGCTGCGGCCGTACCAGAAGCGGGGTCTGGCCTGGTTGGCGTTCCTCCAGTCGCTCGGCCTGGGTGGGGTGCTCGCCGACGACATGGGGCTGGGCAAGACCGTGCAGTTGCTGGCGCTGCTCGCCGGTGACGGGCCGACCGACGGGCCGACGCTGCTGGTCTGCCCGATGTCGCTGGTCGGCAACTGGCAGCGGGAGGCGGCGAAGTTCGCGCCGGAGCTGCGCGTACACGTGCACCACGGTGCCGAGCGGGCGCGCGGGGAGACGTTCACCGCGGCCGTGCGGGACGCGGACCTGGTCCTGACCACCTACTCGGTCGCGGCGCGGGACGCGGCGGCGTTGGCCGAGGTCGACTGGCACCGGCTGGTGGTGGACGAGGCGCAGGCGATCAAGAACGCGGCGACCCGGCAGGCCGCCGCGGTCCGGGCACTGCCCGCCCGGCACCGGATCGCGGTCACCGGTACGCCGGTGGAGAACCGGCTCGCCGACCTGTGGTCGATCATGGAGTTCGCCAATCCCGGCCTGCTCGGCACCGCCTCGGCGTTCCGCAAGCGGTACGCGGTCCCGATCGAGCGGCACGGTGACGACGCCGCCGCCGAGCGGTTGCGCCGGTTCACCGGCCCGTTCGTGTTACGCCGCACCAAGACCGACAAGTCGATCATCTCCGATCTGCCGGAGAAGCTGGAGATGGAGGTGCTCTGCAACCTCACCGCCGAACAGGGCTCGCTCTACCAGGCGGTGGTCGACGACATGATGGCCAGGATCGAGTCCAGTACGGGGATCGAGCGCCGGGGCCTGGTGCTGGCCACGATGACCAAGCTCAAGCAGGTCTGCAACCACCCGGCGCAACTGCTGCGCGACGGCTCCGCGCTGACCGGCCGGTCGGGCAAGCTGGCCCGGCTGGAGGAGATCGTGGACGAGGTCCTGGCGGCGGGGGAGAAGGCCCTGCTGTTCACCCAGTACGCCGAGTTCGGCAACATGCTCCGGGCGCAGCTCTCGGCCCGGCTCGGCCGGGAGGTCCTCTACCTGCACGGCGGCGTCGCCAAGGCCGAGCGGGACACCCTGGTGACCCGGTTCCAGTCCGACGACGGCCCGCCGCTGTTCGTCCTCTCGATCAAGGCCGGTGGGACCGGGCTGACCCTGACCGCCGCCAACCACGTGGTGCACGTCGACCGGTGGTGGAACCCGGCGGTCGAGGACCAGGCCACCGACCGGGCGTTCCGGATCGGGCAGCGCCGGGCGGTCCAGGTACGCAAGTTCGTCTGCGCCGGCACGGTCGAGGAGAAGATCGCCGCGATGATCAACGAGAAGCGCGGTCTGGCCGCGAAGATCGTCGGCACCGGCGAGCAGTGGGTGACCGAACTGTCCACAACGGAACTACGCGGCCTGTTCGCCCTGGAAGCCGGGGCGGTGGCCGAGTGA
- a CDS encoding alpha/beta hydrolase, with protein MTESTNQRNAVIVPGGGYGPQAPLLMYAADAAEARGARPHPISWTGNPREVPPEELFDWVAAHVTPVLDELTAGTPGDPPLLIGKSLGTHAAPLAADRGLPAVWLTPLLTVEPVAAQLRRATAPTLLIGGTADPAWDGALARQLSPYVLEVPDADHGMYVPGPLAGSAEVLGRVVTAIEEWLDNVVWRTPVVAGN; from the coding sequence GTGACCGAGTCGACGAACCAGCGCAACGCCGTCATCGTCCCGGGCGGCGGGTACGGCCCGCAGGCGCCCCTGTTGATGTACGCCGCGGACGCGGCCGAGGCCCGCGGCGCCCGGCCGCATCCGATCTCCTGGACCGGGAACCCGAGGGAGGTCCCGCCGGAGGAACTCTTCGACTGGGTCGCCGCGCACGTGACGCCGGTCCTGGACGAGCTGACCGCCGGGACGCCCGGTGACCCGCCGCTGCTGATCGGCAAGTCGCTCGGGACGCACGCCGCACCACTCGCCGCCGACCGGGGACTGCCGGCGGTCTGGCTCACCCCGCTGCTCACCGTCGAGCCGGTCGCCGCGCAACTGCGCCGGGCCACCGCGCCGACCCTGCTGATCGGGGGGACCGCCGACCCGGCGTGGGACGGTGCACTCGCCCGCCAGCTCTCGCCGTACGTGCTGGAGGTGCCCGACGCCGACCACGGGATGTACGTCCCCGGACCGCTGGCCGGGTCGGCGGAGGTGCTCGGTCGGGTCGTCACCGCGATCGAGGAGTGGCTCGACAACGTGGTCTGGCGTACGCCGGTCGTCGCCGGAAATTGA
- a CDS encoding SWIM zinc finger family protein codes for MTEQSTGSGRFADYGRPRKVDGGLRARTARGSIGASWWSRRFVDVLESFALGTRLTRGRAYARAGQVLSLEVAPGLVTAVVQGSRPKPYQVTVRLHPYPEPVWTGIETVLAGQALFSAQLLAGDLPPELERVFAEADAPLFPSVIDDLTMRCNCPDFAVPCKHLAASFYLLAEAFDADPFQLLHWRGRTRAELLDRLRELRTGHPSVEPVGPSDEYADPVPAEPLPGLERPAVPVAGAGLALADLPDLAPATAVDRYWQPPVPLPDPVPILATEPDLLLRQLGAPGAPIGGPGLVERLRRAYDRFGQPAP; via the coding sequence GTGACCGAGCAGAGCACCGGATCCGGACGGTTCGCCGACTACGGGCGCCCCCGCAAGGTCGACGGCGGACTGCGGGCGCGTACGGCCCGTGGCTCGATCGGGGCGTCCTGGTGGTCCCGCCGGTTCGTCGACGTACTGGAGTCGTTCGCGCTCGGCACCAGGCTCACCCGTGGCCGGGCGTACGCCCGCGCGGGGCAGGTGCTGTCGCTGGAGGTCGCGCCGGGACTGGTGACGGCGGTGGTGCAGGGCTCACGGCCGAAGCCGTACCAGGTGACGGTGCGACTGCACCCGTACCCGGAACCGGTCTGGACCGGGATCGAGACGGTCCTCGCCGGTCAGGCGCTGTTCAGCGCCCAACTACTGGCCGGGGACCTGCCGCCGGAACTGGAACGGGTGTTCGCCGAGGCGGACGCGCCGCTGTTCCCGAGCGTGATCGACGACCTGACGATGCGCTGCAACTGCCCGGACTTCGCGGTGCCGTGCAAGCACCTCGCCGCCTCGTTCTACCTGCTCGCCGAGGCGTTCGACGCGGACCCGTTCCAGTTGCTGCACTGGCGCGGCCGTACCCGTGCCGAACTGCTCGACCGGCTGCGCGAACTCCGCACCGGCCACCCGTCCGTCGAGCCGGTCGGCCCGTCCGACGAGTACGCCGACCCGGTGCCGGCCGAGCCACTGCCGGGACTGGAACGTCCGGCGGTGCCGGTCGCCGGTGCCGGACTGGCCCTGGCCGACCTGCCCGACCTCGCACCGGCCACGGCGGTCGACCGCTACTGGCAACCACCGGTGCCGCTGCCGGATCCGGTGCCGATCCTGGCCACCGAACCCGACCTGCTGCTGCGCCAACTCGGCGCTCCCGGTGCCCCGATCGGCGGCCCCGGACTGGTCGAGCGTCTGCGGCGGGCGTACGACCGGTTCGGCCAACCCGCACCGTGA
- a CDS encoding DUF1501 domain-containing protein, translating to MEKTVHSYPLHPDCPDLRRLAPNRTEAVLRAEHAAVTAENAAVREQFLNLSEVEEAQQDGRGVTRRTFVAGAAATVTALATTQFVSTQASFAATPGGTLIHVFLYGGLDGLSLVAPDNDPVLSKARPDLLLGTDSLALDRGFKLTSAFAPLQKFLDAGQLGFVPAASDPRVSRSHFQAADACNLGGLPNETGGRGWLDSLVDALGPGTAFRSVGVGSTLPRSLVGNNSALSLNNVGSLGFNGDGRFKDATARAIQGLFTGINHPVEESVIAGLGALKTAQQLAAKPYAPAEGAEYTGIGNSFRTLAQLIKGGANVRVATIGMGGYDTHENQGTAAGGQLHNRLGELAKGMAAFFTDLGPLAADVTIMVSSEFGRRVASNSGGTDHGHGGVVTILSGKKLAGSLLGNWNGLDKLDSGDVPEYNNMFNVYGSVAQGRFGLTDAEVKKMFPRQTFTPVKLYA from the coding sequence GTGGAGAAGACTGTGCACTCGTACCCCCTGCACCCCGACTGCCCCGACCTGCGGCGTCTCGCCCCGAACCGGACCGAGGCCGTGCTGCGCGCCGAGCACGCCGCGGTGACGGCCGAGAACGCCGCCGTACGCGAGCAGTTCCTCAACCTGTCCGAAGTGGAGGAGGCCCAGCAGGACGGGCGCGGCGTCACCCGCCGTACGTTCGTCGCCGGTGCCGCCGCCACGGTGACCGCCCTGGCCACCACCCAGTTCGTCTCGACCCAGGCATCGTTCGCCGCCACCCCCGGCGGCACCCTGATCCACGTCTTCCTCTACGGCGGGCTGGACGGGCTGAGCCTGGTCGCGCCGGACAACGACCCGGTCCTCAGCAAGGCCCGCCCCGACCTGCTGCTCGGCACCGACTCGCTCGCCCTGGACCGCGGGTTCAAGCTGACCAGCGCGTTCGCCCCGTTGCAGAAGTTCCTGGACGCCGGGCAGCTCGGCTTCGTACCGGCCGCCTCCGACCCTCGGGTGTCGCGCAGCCACTTCCAGGCCGCGGACGCCTGCAACCTCGGTGGCCTGCCGAACGAGACCGGTGGCCGGGGCTGGCTGGACAGCCTGGTCGACGCCCTCGGGCCGGGCACCGCGTTCCGCAGCGTCGGTGTCGGCAGCACCCTGCCGCGCTCGCTGGTCGGCAACAACAGCGCCCTGTCGCTGAACAACGTCGGCTCGCTCGGCTTCAACGGCGACGGCCGGTTCAAGGACGCCACCGCCAGGGCCATCCAGGGCCTCTTCACCGGGATCAACCACCCGGTGGAGGAGTCGGTGATCGCCGGGCTGGGCGCGCTGAAGACCGCGCAGCAGTTGGCCGCCAAGCCGTACGCCCCGGCCGAGGGGGCCGAGTACACCGGCATCGGTAACTCGTTCCGTACCCTGGCCCAGCTCATCAAGGGCGGCGCCAACGTACGGGTGGCGACCATCGGCATGGGCGGCTACGACACCCACGAGAACCAGGGCACGGCGGCCGGCGGTCAGCTCCACAACCGGCTGGGCGAGCTGGCCAAGGGCATGGCGGCGTTCTTCACCGACCTCGGCCCGTTGGCCGCCGACGTGACCATCATGGTCAGCAGCGAGTTCGGTCGCCGGGTCGCCTCGAACAGCGGCGGCACCGACCACGGCCACGGTGGCGTGGTCACCATCCTGTCCGGCAAGAAGCTGGCCGGTTCCCTGCTCGGCAACTGGAACGGGCTGGACAAGCTCGACAGCGGTGACGTGCCCGAGTACAACAACATGTTCAACGTGTACGGGTCGGTGGCCCAGGGCCGCTTCGGCCTGACCGACGCCGAGGTGAAGAAGATGTTCCCCCGTCAGACCTTCACCCCGGTCAAGCTGTACGCGTGA